A window of the Vigna angularis cultivar LongXiaoDou No.4 chromosome 3, ASM1680809v1, whole genome shotgun sequence genome harbors these coding sequences:
- the LOC108326085 gene encoding casein kinase 1-like protein 10 isoform X2, with the protein MDHVIGGKFKLGRKIGSGSFGELYLGVNVQSGEEVAVKLESVKTKHPQLHYESKLYMLLQGGTGIPHLKWFGIEGDYNVMAIDLLGPSLEDLFNYCNRKLSLKTVLMLADQQINRVEYMHSRGFLHRDIKPDNFLMGLGRKANQVYIIDYGLAKKYRDLQTHKHIPYRENKNLTGTARYASINTHLGVEQSRRDDLESLGYVLMYFLRGSLPWQGLKAGTKKQKYDKISEKKMLTPIEVLCKSYPSEFTSYFHYCRSLRFEDKPDYSYLKRLFRDLFIREGYQFDYVFDWTMLKYPQIGSSSRARPSGKPVINPGQSGERPSVIPEIRDRFSGAVEAFARRNGSGLGLHGDHSRHKSSDDAPSSSKDVQADSERPRSSSRNGSSSKKLVLSSRPSSSGEPSESRVSRLVSSSGRLSTTQRLQPSSESKTSLTRTSGTRLGRDDALRSFELLSLSTGKRK; encoded by the exons ATGGATCATGTTATTGGTGGAAAGTTCAAGCTTGGTAGGAAGATTGGGAGTGGATCGTTTGGCGAGCTTTACCTAG GTGTTAATGTACAAAGTGGGGAGGAAGTCGCTGTTAAGCTA GAATCTGTGAAGACCAAGCATCCCCAGCTTCACTATGAGTCTAAATTGTATATGCTTCTCCAAGGGGGAA ctGGTATACCCCATCTAAAATGGTTTGGAATTGAGGGTGACTACAATGTCATGGCTATTGACCTCCTTGGGCCTAGTCTTGAAGACTTGTTTAACTATTGTAATAGGAAATTATCTCTGAAAACAGTTCTGATGCTGGCAGATCAGCAA ATAAACAGAGTTGAGTACATGCACTCCCGGGGTTTTCTGCATCGAGATATAAAGCCTGACAACTTTTTAATGGGTTTAGGCCGGAAGGCAAATCAG gTATACATAATTGATTATGGTCTTGCAAAAAAGTACCGGGACCTTCAAACACATAAGCATATACCATACAG gGAAAACAAAAACCTCACTGGAACTGCTCGTTATGCAAGTATTAATACTCATTTGGGAGTTG AGCAAAGCAGAAGAGATGATCTAGAATCTCTTGGTTATGTGCTCATGTACTTTTTGAGAGGAAG TCTCCCGTGGCAAGGCTTGAAAGCTGGCACTAAAAAGCAAAAGTATGACAAGATAAGTGAAAAGAAGATGCTTACTCCAATAGAG GTCTTATGCAAGTCCTATCCATCGGAATTCACATCATACTTCCACTATTGCCGATCATTGCGGTTTGAAGATAAGCCCGATTACTCTTATCTTAAGAGACTCTTTCGAGACCTATTCATCCGAGAAG GGTATCAGTTTGACTATGTATTTGATTGGACAATGTTGAAGTATCCACAAATTGGATCCAGCTCTAGAGCTCGA CCTAGTGGGAAACCAGTCATAAACCCAGGGCAATCAGGAGAACGACCTTCAG TTATACCAGAGATTCGAGATAGATTCTCAGGTGCAGTTGAGGCATTTGCGAGGAGGAATGGCTCTGGACTTGGTCTACACGGTGATCATTCTAGGCATAAGTCTTCTGACGATGCGCCTTCTTCGTCTAAAGATGTG CAAGCTGATTCTGAGAGGCCTCGGAGTTCTTCTCGTAATGGCAGTTCTTCAAAGAAGCTTGTCTTGTCAAGCAGACCAAGCTCTTCCGGTGAGCCCAGTGAAAGCCGTGTTAGCCGACTGGTCTCAAGCAGTGGCAGACTATCAACAACTCAGAGACTTCAACCTAGTTCTGAGTCTAAAACATCTCTAACTCGGACTTCGGGGACAAGACTTGGCCGTGATGATGCCCTCAGGAGCTTTGAACTCCTGTCACTTAGCACAGGGAAAAGGAAATGA
- the LOC108326085 gene encoding casein kinase 1-like protein 10 isoform X1 translates to MDHVIGGKFKLGRKIGSGSFGELYLGVNVQSGEEVAVKLESVKTKHPQLHYESKLYMLLQGGTGIPHLKWFGIEGDYNVMAIDLLGPSLEDLFNYCNRKLSLKTVLMLADQQINRVEYMHSRGFLHRDIKPDNFLMGLGRKANQVYIIDYGLAKKYRDLQTHKHIPYRENKNLTGTARYASINTHLGVEQSRRDDLESLGYVLMYFLRGSLPWQGLKAGTKKQKYDKISEKKMLTPIEVLCKSYPSEFTSYFHYCRSLRFEDKPDYSYLKRLFRDLFIREGYQFDYVFDWTMLKYPQIGSSSRARPSGKPVINPGQSGERPSVIPEIRDRFSGAVEAFARRNGSGLGLHGDHSRHKSSDDAPSSSKDVSRYPLQQADSERPRSSSRNGSSSKKLVLSSRPSSSGEPSESRVSRLVSSSGRLSTTQRLQPSSESKTSLTRTSGTRLGRDDALRSFELLSLSTGKRK, encoded by the exons ATGGATCATGTTATTGGTGGAAAGTTCAAGCTTGGTAGGAAGATTGGGAGTGGATCGTTTGGCGAGCTTTACCTAG GTGTTAATGTACAAAGTGGGGAGGAAGTCGCTGTTAAGCTA GAATCTGTGAAGACCAAGCATCCCCAGCTTCACTATGAGTCTAAATTGTATATGCTTCTCCAAGGGGGAA ctGGTATACCCCATCTAAAATGGTTTGGAATTGAGGGTGACTACAATGTCATGGCTATTGACCTCCTTGGGCCTAGTCTTGAAGACTTGTTTAACTATTGTAATAGGAAATTATCTCTGAAAACAGTTCTGATGCTGGCAGATCAGCAA ATAAACAGAGTTGAGTACATGCACTCCCGGGGTTTTCTGCATCGAGATATAAAGCCTGACAACTTTTTAATGGGTTTAGGCCGGAAGGCAAATCAG gTATACATAATTGATTATGGTCTTGCAAAAAAGTACCGGGACCTTCAAACACATAAGCATATACCATACAG gGAAAACAAAAACCTCACTGGAACTGCTCGTTATGCAAGTATTAATACTCATTTGGGAGTTG AGCAAAGCAGAAGAGATGATCTAGAATCTCTTGGTTATGTGCTCATGTACTTTTTGAGAGGAAG TCTCCCGTGGCAAGGCTTGAAAGCTGGCACTAAAAAGCAAAAGTATGACAAGATAAGTGAAAAGAAGATGCTTACTCCAATAGAG GTCTTATGCAAGTCCTATCCATCGGAATTCACATCATACTTCCACTATTGCCGATCATTGCGGTTTGAAGATAAGCCCGATTACTCTTATCTTAAGAGACTCTTTCGAGACCTATTCATCCGAGAAG GGTATCAGTTTGACTATGTATTTGATTGGACAATGTTGAAGTATCCACAAATTGGATCCAGCTCTAGAGCTCGA CCTAGTGGGAAACCAGTCATAAACCCAGGGCAATCAGGAGAACGACCTTCAG TTATACCAGAGATTCGAGATAGATTCTCAGGTGCAGTTGAGGCATTTGCGAGGAGGAATGGCTCTGGACTTGGTCTACACGGTGATCATTCTAGGCATAAGTCTTCTGACGATGCGCCTTCTTCGTCTAAAGATGTG TCCCGTTATCCTCTGCAGCAAGCTGATTCTGAGAGGCCTCGGAGTTCTTCTCGTAATGGCAGTTCTTCAAAGAAGCTTGTCTTGTCAAGCAGACCAAGCTCTTCCGGTGAGCCCAGTGAAAGCCGTGTTAGCCGACTGGTCTCAAGCAGTGGCAGACTATCAACAACTCAGAGACTTCAACCTAGTTCTGAGTCTAAAACATCTCTAACTCGGACTTCGGGGACAAGACTTGGCCGTGATGATGCCCTCAGGAGCTTTGAACTCCTGTCACTTAGCACAGGGAAAAGGAAATGA